aattgtccgagcgtgagaaacttccatagactgtaatgtttgtcccgttgctcccaggcattttcagcttgcggtatgcgtagtgcggtacagccatgaacttggcataagctggtctcccgagtatagcgtgatactgcgactcccagttGACGACTTCGAacacgatcttttccttcctgaagttgtcgggtttgccaaagatgacgttcaggtaaactttgccaagagagtacgccggtgaagtggggaggatcccatgaaagcgagtgtctgattcttctagcattctcatggtgatccccatactcttgattgtGTCGAGAAATCTCAGATttagtccacttccaccatccatgaagactttgctcatcttgaatcctccgacctgtgcctcgactactagggcagcgtgtcctggttttggtatggtcatcgggtgatctgctcgactgaatgtgatattctgagacgaccactcgacatactcagggatgttcgccatgatgctttctgccaagttgatttctcgagtgagcttcttcatttatcTTCTTGAAACACTTgccctgtggatcatgctcatctgcccatgtggtggtggaaatgcctcgttgggttgatgaggttgtgcctgctggacctgatgctgcggtggaggtggtggtggtggtggcggctgctgctggcctacctgctggatgagtttgtgcatgtcaatgaactgctgacagtccctgagcaagtggcttgactttgttttgccgtccttagaatcgacatacgagtgcaggtaacagggagcgttgatctgctcagcgtagggcagttcgggagtcctctgctgccgtggtttataattgccacggttcctagagttgttccgattaccgtcctgccgatcgtctcttctatcgtcatatcgatcgtcctgccgatcggagtaccctgcggctaccaggtggTTGTCGTCATAGCtgtggttcttccttctcttgtgacgatcccttcgaccacctgagtcgtgcttcggctggtcgtcgtcttcgtcgtcactgcgctgtcgcggctttcgcacgttgtcctcgccatcagcccagctgttggcgatttccattaacttggttatggtttttggttttttgcgtccgagttcttctatgtagctttcacgtcagatgccatcgctgaaggcgtcgattgctctgtcgacagatacatccTCGGCAGCatttaggagcttggtgaatctcccgatgtataagcgcatcgattccttctgcttttgctggcaatgccgtaactcttcaatcccgacgggccttttgtacgtagtttggaaattggcaacgaaagaatctactaggtcgtcccatgattagatggaacccttcggcagacccctTAACCTGGCTCAcgctgaatcctttaggtaaagctgcaagcactgcattgctactatctggttccccttatgtagaatcacagtctgcagatagtcatctatccaggaccttggctcctgctgcccatcgtatttggcagcgtcagtaggggtgggtttgaactttctgggtggcatcgcctcacggattttgtagcttaaacaatcggctcccctgagctcgccgttgttctcctgactctcatccgaagaatcactgtcgtattcctccctagcggcgcgtcgtcgccttgctttgtcgatcctgctctgggtgatttcatcccgagcatctctcgcatgatgctttgagccactagcctgcaacgtggtcttgtTCTTTCccgggaccagattgtctcccaatatcgcgagactttctagggcacctcggtgggcttgagccatggaaccttcagggcgctgattgatgagatatgcagcgaggttggcggtcgctcccgcgatggtttttggtcgtggcatgcccgcggtgtccgtggtcataaaggacttggtcagattcgatgttatttctctagcgtcatcttccgaaagcctggatagtctTGAACGGTGCTTGCTTGCCCCCTGAGTACTTCGAGAGGTGCTTCCTTGCGAGCctcttcgtcgttcgctggatcggtctgtCGCAGATagacgtctctcgagggtggcttgttctttggatagtcgttcccggtttttctccaatatggagcggtaagcgttgagggtgccaaccgtggttcatgCTGGAAGCaacgtgttgttaagcacggctgccttggctgctgcccactcctcctctgcgatggtgtggtcgttgttgttgttgctggcactgttctcaaaactagctcgcctgctggaacggggggtgcgatctccgtctcccctgttagcaacgTAAACTTGGTGGTGCGCCGCTCCTCTGGTGACGCCTTGGACGATGATGTCGACACTGtcttctcccgatgaatactgggcgttgcagatgaatggtgtgtcgcttgatcccagcccgtgcctggtgtcgcagttcaagcagtagtacgaggttaactTCGAAGATGCTGGATTATCGGATCCAACCGTCATGGAAGACgccgaacggggagtcgagggtgcgggcgaactcgtcgagcctgtcagaccagccgaaaggttGAGTGATGATGACGCACttggactcgtcgatctggaagtgggtgattccagcagccgaaggattccttccgagttgacgttgtagtggacgctcccgaaggtcatctccatgttgccttgcagatcggagaaggtcgaacgagacgagtcgctgtgtggggtgaattcataggagccgaagcgaatcgggcttcccaggtttggcgatgatggtgttgatgaagtccctgatgacatgacgggctctgccgatgtccgatcttgtgccgacagggttcccacagacggcgccaattgttgaGGGTACtcgtcggcaatgccctccgattggggcttagggttgatggaatcctgcaagctgacacgagacatcggttcacagacaagcggggagagcgatttacccaggttcggggccctcgatgaggtaaaacccttacgtcctgcctgtctgatcttgattatgaagaaattgggttacaatggggtgccgaatagttcggctgagatctcgtcgagaggctaagtgctacggcgacctagctctagacttctggtgccTAAAGTTGATAAGATTgattgtccctcggcagcccctctcctagcctttatatagggggccaggtctcaagaggtctaaccgagtacgactaggtttacagtagttttaaatctaacctttccttgttcggctgcttccttgccttgcccgccaaggaatcttctggtacgCCGTCCTGGTGGCCCGTCTTGcctccaagtgtcttcatgggcctccaactagacaatacaagatagggcaatgtcggttacccgaagggtaatgcccacgtcatctGCTGTTGATGAATCGGAACTTGTGCGTCGCATGCATGATCAAATTTCTCGATTGAATAAAGATATAGCTGGTCCTCATTCTATGGCAGCATTGGTGAAGAAAAAGAGCGAAATTGCTACTGCAGTCAAACAACATGCTTTAGATCGCCTCTGTGTGGCTACCGAGAGTTTAAGCTGCAAGCAGTCAGCCACCTTTTTTTGTTTCACTGATACTTCCGTAAATGATCTTCTGCTAACTTGCTCTTTATCTTCAAAAGTCGTTGCTTCCGATGAATCAGAAGAAAATAAACGGATCCATGAGAATATTGTGGCAATGACCGACATTACTCACCCGAAGTGTGAACTGTGGTCAAATAGATCAAAGGTTGTAATCGTGGCGAAGTTCGAGTATCGAGCTGAGAAAGTTCATTATTACTTCGACAAGTACCATGCTCATCTAACCATGGTATGGAAAACCATGTTTTCTTTGGATCCATCACCTGAGACATTGTCTGCTTTATTCAATCGATTAAAGACTCCAATTAGAATTTGATCTTTGGTGCGCAAAGAACTTATTGTTGTAGCCGAACTTGCACTTGCTTCTGTTTTAGCATGTCATCCGACCATGGATTTAGAATCCATAGCCAATGCTAATGTGAGATTAGATCAATATTATCCCATAGCTAGGCATCCTGCTCATATTATTATTTGTAGGATGGAGGTAGGTACCGAAAGAGATTTGAAGAATCAAGAAGATCCCTTGCCATGATAGAAATTCTTTAAGTATTTTTGTTCGCGGTGAAATTTTGTAAGGAATCTCTCCTTTTTAAGATAACCTTGCATTGCAAGGAGTAATATTGTGTGTATTTGATGTTCTTTTTTAACATCATTATGAATCGTTGAACCGTAAGTCCAGCCGAAATATTTTGTCGAAGGCAACTGAGTGATCAGGTCAGTTTGCTTACTCGATGACCCCGTAGTAATCACAATTTATGCAAAGTCACTTGTATGTTTTGTAAGAGCGACACCCTTCGATTAAACGAGGGAATTATATGCTTTTTATTCGGCTTCGTAACATGGTACACATGTATGAGCTTTTCGTATGTTATATTGTCTCCCCCAATTGCAGCACTTGCAAGTCTATTTGAGGCTTTTGATGGTATTTATTTTTGGTCAAGACTTATTGTTTCCGAGTATTGCCGGAAAAACCATGGTGCATCGATAACCatagctcccgatggaagtagtagTTAACAACATCATTGAAATATTTATTTGCAGCCCCCCGAGTATTGCCGGGTAAGCTATGACGTGTAGTTTAACcggagctcccgatgggagtagtagtAGTCGATAAAAAGATTCCCAAACATTTGTTCGGGTGAGAAGATAATAATGTAAGCGGAACCAGAAGTTTTATTCATAATACATATTAGGCTAAGAAGCCTTTatgcaaataagaaaaaggtCGAGTCCTACGCATAGAATAGTCGTAAGTGTGCGACGTTCCATGGGTTCCCAACATATTTTCCCGAAGTAGGAATCTTGAGGCGATGAGCTCCTCCTGGTATAACTTCAGTGATAATAaacggtccttcccatggagactcaAGTTTCAGAGTTCTTACTTGCTTCAACTGTAGTACTAGATCACCAACGCTGAAACTTCGAGTTCGAACTCTTCGATTGTGATAATTCCGTATTGCCTGCTGTATCCTGCGGTTCTTGCTAAGGCGATGCCTCGAGCCTCATCAAGAAGATTCACATCATCTCGTAGTGCGTGAACAGAGGTCGCCTCTGTATATGCGGCCACCCGAGGTGCTTCAAAGCGAACGTCGGCAGGTAGAACAACTTCGGCTCTATAGACAAGGAAGAACGGAGTATATTGTGTTGACCTATTTGCTGTAGTCCGTAAACTCCAAGGTACTGATGGTAATTCTTTGACCCATGCTCTAGCTGCACCTGTAAGGCACTTTTTAATACCATCGCATATTAAGCCATTGATCCTTTCTACTTGCCCATTGGTCTGAGGATGTGCAACCGAAGAAAATTTGAGCTTGATACCATTGCTGTTGCAGAAGTGATGGAATTCCTTAGaatcaaagttggttccattgtatgTAATGATGCTATGAGGCACACCAAAATGACAAATTATTACTTTGAAGAATTTGACATAGGTCTTGGCTGTCTGATTTGTGACTGGTATGTCCttgacccacttggtgaatttatcaactgCCACCAATAGATGAGTATGACCACCAGGCGATGATTTCGGCAGTGGACCAACTTGGTCAAGTCCCCATTGCGCAAAGGGCCAGACCAAAGGTATTGTCATTAGGTCTGTGGCAGGTGCATGTGGTTTTGGTGCAAAACATTGGCAATGATCGCACTTTCGAACTAAGTCTCTTGCATCGGTTGCTGTTGTTGGCCAATAAAACTCAGCTCTGAAAGCTTTGGCCACAAGTGATctactgcttgcatgatgaccacagGTCCCTTCGTGTATTTCTCGCAACAGAGCCTTTCCATCGTTGATGGCGATGCACTGTTGGAATATGCCAGAGATGCTTCGCTTAGAAAGGTCACCATCCACTATGACAAAGGCCTTGAATCGTCGTACGATGCGTCTAGCTTCCGTTGGATCGTCCGGCAATCGCTGCTCCATCAAATATGCCAGAAAAGGTTCGGTCCATAAAGGATCAAGAAGAAGAACTTGTTGTTTAGATTTATCAGTAATATCTTCGGCAGCTTCCTGGAATGTAGCCCCCGGGTCAGTAGCCGATACTTCTGGAGGTGACGAAGTTTTTACTGTAATGGACCTTTGAGTAATTACTTCATAGAAGACTCCATATGGAATAGAAGAGCATGTAGAGCCGATATTAGCCAAAGTGTCGACTTCCTCGTTGCTAGCTCTGCCGATGTGTTTTAACTCGCAACCTTCAAACTTAGCATCCATCGATTGATGCAACTGACGATAAGCAATCATATTGTCACTGATAGCATCACATAAATTCATCGACTGCTGAACCACGAGATTTGAATCTCCATAAATATCCAGACGAGTAGCTCCACATGCTTTGGCCATACGCATCCCGTGTAGTaatgcttcatattctgcttcattatttgttGGTAATGAGAAATTCATCCTTAGAACATATCTCATTTTGTCTCCTTGCGGCGAGATTAGCACTACTCCGGCCCCTGCACATGTGCTTTGCTTAGATCCATCGAAATACATAGTCCACGAACCCAACATGTTGGGTGCTGCCGGGATTTGCGACTGGATCCAGTCGACCAAGAAATCAGGAAGGACCTGGGACTTGATTGTTGTTCGGTTAACATAAGAAATATCGTGTGGTGCTAACTTGATAGCCCATTTAGATACTCTACCTGTAGCCTCTGGGTTGGTGAGTATGTTCTTCAATTGGGCTTCGGTGACAACGATGATCGGATGTTCCGCGAAGTAATGCCGTAACTTTCGCGCTGTCCTCCATACatcatatgccaacttctggtgatgaggatatcGTTGTTTTTCTGGTGTGAGTACCTCGCTAAGGTAGTAAACGGGATGTTGCACGCCATGGACTTTCCCTTCTTCTGCGCGTTCGATGACAAGCACAGTGCTGACGACCTGTATAGTTGCGGCTATATAGAGCAGCATTGGCTCCCTATCCTGTGAAGTCACGAGGACTGGAGAAGTTGATAAAACCTTCTTCAAGTTGTCAAAAGCATCATGTGCCTCTGCTGTCCACTCAAACTTTTCGGACTTTTTCATCAGCTGATAGAATGGCAAGGCCTTTTCTCCCAGTTTTGCAATAAATCTACTAAGGGCTGCCAATcgtcctgccaattgctgcacCTGTTGTAGACTCTAGGGCAGATCCATGTCAAGGACAACTTTAATCTTCAAAGGTTTAGCTTCTATTCCTCTGGCTGAAATAAAGTACCCAATTACTTGGCCTTCTAGTACCCCGAAGAAGCATTTCTTCAGATTCAgcttgattttgtatctgtcgagattgtcgaaagtttctctCAAATCATCGATGGGTGTAGTCGTGTTTCTGGTTTTGACGACGATGTCATCGATATAAACCTCAATATTTTGGCCAACCTGCTCTCCAAGGCAGGCTTGCGTGCACCGCTGATAGGTTGCACCTGCATTTtttaacccgaaggtcatgactgtAGCAGTAAACACCATGCGGGGTTATGAACGCAGTTAACTCTTGGTCTTATTTTTTGAGTTTGATCTGACTATCCTGAATAAGCATCAAGGAAGGAGAGACGATCGCAAcctgctgtggagtcgactatttgATTGATGCGAGGCAACGGTAAATGATCCTTTGGGCAAAGTTTattgaggcttgtgtaatcgatacacatatgGAGAACTGTCATatctttctttggcaccatgactggattagcTACCCACTCGGCTTCGTTGAGTTCCCGAATAAAACCAGGCTTGCggagccgattaacttcttcgccaatAGCTTTTCTTTTTGGTTCTGATAAACGACGTAACGTCTGCTGTACAGGTTAGGCTTTAGGGTCAACATTGAGggtgtgctcagcgagttccctgggaatacctacatgtcggatggttcccatgcaaataattcccaacgctcacggaggaactcgatgagcgtgctttcctatgagGCAGCAAGATTTGCCGATGTTTTGACCGTTTTCTTTGGATCGGAGGGGTGCACTTGATGTTTCTTTGCTTCCTTGGCAACGTCAAACTCATCGGATTTTGTGTTCCAATTGTCGGTAGGTGGCTATGTATGATCGGTGACCATGTCAACTGCATTAAGTTCTTCCCTGACTCCAAACTTTGACGTGATCTTTTGTAAATTTCTATCGCAGTTATCAGAACGAGGAAAACTCCCGTGAACAGTTATTGATGTCCCattattgcctggcatcttcaacttCAAATATGCAAAATTAGGTACTACCATGAACTTGGCGAATgctggcctgccgaggatggcgtggtactgtgattcccaatccACTACCTCAAACTCGAGCTTCTCCTTCCCGAAATTGCTGGGTGTGCCGAAGACAACATCCAATGAAATTTTTCCGAGGGGATAAGCGAGTCGGGTTGGGATAATGCCATGGAAGCCAGTGTCAGATTCTTTTATCATATCGATTGATAATCCCATTTCTTTCATTGTACTTGCAAACAAAAGGTTTAGgtgacttcctccatccatgaacactttgctcatattgta
This Lolium perenne isolate Kyuss_39 chromosome 1, Kyuss_2.0, whole genome shotgun sequence DNA region includes the following protein-coding sequences:
- the LOC127333675 gene encoding uncharacterized protein, which codes for MGLSIDMIKESDTGFHGIIPTRLAYPLGKISLDVVFGTPSNFGKEKLEFEVVDWESQYHAILGRPAFAKFMVVPNFAYLKLKMPGNNGTSITVHGSFPRSDNCDRNLQKITSKFGVREELNAVDMVTDHT